The window gaaccccagccaccaaatgcttcatttaaagctggaaaatacaacagtgcattttgggcactgactgacaaggaagggcgaaaggaatataggcccctcccttaatccattaaCCACACTCAAACGTatgactgtgggagactttgctttcagaatcctAAGCCTGGCCAGAGGCAGGAATAACGCTGGGGAGGCAGgttaagagaggacagctggcaggaacacctggactgagtcatagatgacaccaaccccaatctacctgtggataacctcctgacctctgaccgaagtcatataagggtctcaccgaaggaacaagcgagagagacGTTTCTGGACGCAAGCTAGACACATACCCCTTtccacctccttcagagagccatgctctaccacgtggtcctattctgtagggacctttagtcttcttaccagtgaagcccttagcccttcctccgccGCCATTAACCTCGCTGAAGCCaactcttctacaaggtaaagtgatctgttgcaaaggtaattccagtcagtcacactgttttaattctcgtactaaactttctatttccatttctaagagCCAGTATTTCCTtatcaatcttgccttgttagggtAGTGCTACGTCAATGCctatgtttaaataattacataagatcgtgtgttcaaggcttcttgtcaccctctgtgctcgccttgccctatgtatattttactgcgtccttactggcttttaattcgtgaatctctccgtttacagaaggtttgttagccgtggaagtCTCTCTTGACTGTGCTGTGTGTCAGCATCGTGACGCTGACGGATATACTtccaagttttcccagttataattaacctctcaggccttgcatgcctgattagtccatttcatcctctgatatttcatttcatgtaaatacacgtaattttaaacttaccctaacgtgtttacttacaaacacCTTGTAAGTAGAGCCCTCacctcagataaattccccccttttcccttgtttttttttagatttcctgaatcaacagcagtcagattttatacaaaaatagaggtaagtaacgaaatcattcatttatagagtctataactggctcatggtaagttTTTCCTCaggtaaaattgtaaatatatatatatatatatatatatatatatatatatatatatatatatatatatatatatatatatatatatatatatatatatatatatatatatatatatatgtgtgtgtgtgtgtgtgtgtatatgtatatatatataaaaatatatatatataatatatatatatatatatatatattattttatatatatatatatatacacacacagatttatacatatatatatataatatctatatatatatatatatatatatatatatatatatataatatatatatacttagatttatatacatatatataatatatatatttatatgtatatatacttgtattatataatactatcatattttatatatatatatatatatatatatagttatatatatatatatatataatatatatatatatatatcatgatatgtattatatatatatatatatatatatatatatatatatccataatatatatatatatattatatatatatatatataggaaatatatatatatatatatatatatatatgtatatataatatatatatatatcatatatatatatatatatataatacaagcatatatatatatatatatatatatatatatatatatatatatatatatatatatatatcttcttcttttatggGGGTAGCATGCCTTCTGAAGGACTATTTGGCttttagggtagacctgtggtcttcggctgccctgcctgacatcgcttagaccccggtagcgtatgtttcatgaatACCCGACCCGACGCCcatttcttcccagcagcgagaagttattggctagggcgagagttcgattttgtttttagaaggtgttgtatttagtctgtaacacccatttgcttttaagaaacctatccgttgattaacTAAAAAGAGGGATGTCTATAATGGATAGCAAAGAGCTGGCTCTCTTGTAAGAGCtctctgatcatatatatatatatatatatatatataacgaatatatatatatatatatatatatatatatatatatatatatatatatatataaatatatatatatatatatatataatatatatatatatatatatatatatatatatatatatatatatatatatatatatataatatatatatatatatatatatatatatatataatatatatataatatatattatcaaaaagaaaattgaataagcATAAGTGATTTTGAAATTCACCTTAATAACTTGatgataatgaattaaaatattttgaacagaTGAAAGGAATCTGAATTGAATTCCaaaatctcttgaaaaaaaataactttaggaggaatggaaaagaaaatttaatgaaagttaCTCAATGTCAGTTATTTATAAACTACTGTATTAACTATGCCTCGAATATTTGCATCAAACGCAGACGCTGTGTATGAAATGTAATTCGATAACTTTCTCACTATGCTTATTTGTTTTAGGTTTATTAGCCCTTTGTGACAATACTTATTCAGTAGAATTTTGTTGGCTACTGAGCTATGGACCATACCAGTTTACCTATTATTCagtattcagtagatgaaacaattcatatggaccaagcccacagggccattgacttgaaattcaagcttccaaagaatatattggtttcaacctcccaccacagaacCCAACACCGCGGCTAAAAATGGGTAATTATACATTTGAGCTTGTAAATTGGCATCAAGGTCTAGTTGGAAAGAAGTAAATAATTcgtaatgaaaactttattctcTAAATGTACACTTTGTGGGAAATTACATTCATTCAATTGATATTTTCCTTACAAACAATCACACCAAACATTGTCTGTTGTTTAGATCTTTTGAAGCTGAGAAGTATCTACgtaattttttctgtcatttcaatATCTAAAGCCAAAGtgagataaaaagtaaaactCTGTCGGAAGCATATGATATCACTGATGTTACCTGTAAGATATATTAAATTCTCCAATATTGTTATAATGCAGAATCAGACCTTATGTTAAATGATTCTGATTTGGTGAattcataaactatatatatacatacacacatatatatgtatatattatatatatatatatatatatatatatatatatatatatatatatatatatatatatatatatatatatatatatataccatatgaataatatatgaacAATGAGTCAAGAAGCATTCCTACAACAGACAGTAAATGTAAATTTACTATGTGGTAGATATGACTTGATATTTTATTGTGATTCTTCATTGTTATTTGCGTTCCAGCGTCTCTTAAAAATTGAGATAATGCACAAAGAAATAATACTAttaactttgtcttttttttgatCCAGTCGGAAGCGGTTTTTATGAAGTCATTTAAGTTATGTGGAGGTAATTTCTCTATATTTCCGATGTCCCTGATTACTAATATCAATTTAGTGTTAAAAAATTGTTATTCGATATATAAGTAGGTCAGTTTTCTATACTTCTATCCCTAACACCTAATGAGTGAAGGTCATTTCTCTATATTTCCCATGTCCCTAATCGCTATTATCAATCTAGTGTTTATAAAAGCTAATTAATTTATATGATGAacaatttttctatatttccacGTCCATAACAGCTAATAACATCAGTCTCAGTGTTCGTCCTTGTGGTACACCTTGACGGAAATCGAGCGGAAATTCTTGATGCTCATGAACATCTGAGGATTGAGCACCCTTCTGTCTAATGGATACCCCATGGGCTTGCGATCCGGGTAGGTCTCCCCGTGGATGCCACAATAGCCGTGGTTTCCCCCGTGGTCGTTATCAACAAGGTCGTCGTGAGTGGCGTCTTCGCCGCTGGTGACGGCCACGAAGAACCAGAAGTCCATTCCGTCTTTCTTGCCTTTGGGAAGAAGAAGTCTCTCCGGGTGGCCGCAGCCTCTGATGCTGTCGTGTTTCAGTTCGCTGCCGCTGGCTACGGCTTCGTCGGCTTCCTTGATGAGGTGGGCGAAGGATTTGCGGTCCGGGATGGACACTGAGGATTCGGACGACTTTCTGGTGATCTGGTTGGCTCCGGCGCTCACTGTAATTTGGGGGGAATTAAGGAGTGATTTGTTACGAGAAAACATTTCTTACCAGCATAAACTTAAtccattttacttaaatttatcgTAATGGATTACTCTTGTACTCTTCAATACGTACACTGCAATATAGCATGATtataattgaattatttattgCAGGAGTAACTACTTAAGCCTCTTTTACTTAAATTTGTCTTGATGGATTACTTTTATACTCTTCATTACGTTCATTACAATGTTCCATAATTATAACTGAATTAGATATTTagacaatcaataaaaaaaaaaaaataggaaataagcATAGATGCTTGGGAAGGcttcataaaactttaataatgaaaagagGCATACTATATCTAACTTTTTGCTCTCCAACACATACGCTGCAAAATAGCAAAATCGTAATTGAATTAGATATTTCACacttaattccaaaaataagaaatgaacatAGATACATGGGAAGGCttcagaaaattttgataatgaaaataggGATACTGTATCTAGTTATGGAAAAAATGATAGCTAAAGATAATTAATCCTGATACATTTTACTCATGAAAGACAGCAAAACGGTACTACATGAAATCGTATCTACTGCAACTGAAAATACAGTCAGATAATTTAAGAGCTGAAGTCTACTTTGAGTCACAGAAAAAatggtttataaatttatttttgtggtatCAAGGAcattaaaaatagtaaaagaggCATGATGTTGAAAACtattacaaaatgagagagagagagtgagagagaaatttttaagcTATTGAGAGAGAAAATTGGCCTTTTAAGGGAAGGCTTAGCACATAGCTAGGAGAATCTGgtcttttgttttgaaagaaaacttAATATCTTAGTTtattcagaccactgagctgccaGCTCTCCTGGTGGCCAAGGGAATTTTTACGGGCTAAGAACCTAGCTAGGAGAATCGAACCTAttgtccgaaccacattatgacgaggtgaatttctatcaccagaaataaattccttaattttcttttggagagagaacgctagagaacagagagagagaaagagagagagagagagagagagagagagatagacagagggagggagacagaaaaagagaagataaagcAAATTCTGTATTAAGGCTCATTAAAGAGAGTGACAACTGAGAAACATGTGAAGACTTACATTTCGTCCAGAATTTGTCCATTTCAATACACGTCCAGCGACCCTCGTCGTAAGTGTATTGAATTCCACTGAAGTCGTACCTTGGGCAGATGTAGACTCGAACTGTTGCCGTTTCCTCGTGGCCTGCGTTGACCTTGACTGTGTAGGTGAAAGGTTTGTggttcagtcgagaaacatgagCACTGACTGGCACGTCCTGCACGGAGTCAGAGGAATCTAAAGCGTTGGACAAACTGAATTCAAAGTCTTCAAAATATGTCGAAAGTTCGCTGACTTCCAGATCTGTGATTTCAGCATTTTCGTAGGTCAGTTCCTCCTTGGTGTAGGGTTTGAAGGTATCTTTGTGCTCCTTGAAGATATTATCCATGTACTTATGCAGGCGGAAGAAGGCAGGGTCGCGGGTAGCAGTTTCGAAGTGCTCCATGACACCTGGGGGCATTCCATATTTGCCATGGGGATCAGCTTGACGGCCCAAGACCATGTGAGCTGTGTTGTGCAGGGCACCGTAGTACTGGATGTTAGGACTGTACATGGATGACTCAATGACATCACCAAGAATATCAATGCCATGGTCATTGTCTATTGGGACTTTCTTGCCCTCGTTGTCTACAATGTAACCATGCGCAATAGCATCGCGAATTCTCTCCTCCATTACTTTCAAGTCAAGAATCCTGGCAACTCCATCAACATCTTCGAACTTGTTGTTATCTGGCCGAGATGGGAATTCTCCTCCATATTTGTATGATGTGTGAGGAGCAAATCCATGCTCTACAGGGCTGTCCCACTGCAGTTCCTCAACCTCCGGGAGGTAATTGGAGAGTCTCTCAGCATCAAAACGAGCTGTCAGTTGGTGATGAACCCAGAAGAAGAGCTCTCCCTTCCTGTCAATCTTAGCTCCGTCCCACCAGAATGGGAAGTCCATGTGCCAGTGTACGTGATGAGAGTTGATACCAATGTCCTCGCCAAAGTAGGCTACTCTTTgctctttgtttttcttggtgCCGGTGAAGGCCATCTTGAAGTTGCCATCTGTCTGTCTCATCTTTGCTGCATAAGCCTCGTTTATAACTTCAGAGTTTGTAAACATATGCGGAGTAACCTCATAAAGTGGTGGGAGGATAACGCCTTCGGTCAGATCAGAATGTGTCACAGCCACAAACAAGGCATAAACAAACTCTCCTTCATTCATCTTTTCCCTGAAATAGGCAGCGTTGCTTTTAAAGGACTCGAATGTCTTGCACTGGAACAAAGCGTCCACCAGCATTAGGGCTTCTTCTCTCTGCCGTTTGTTGAAGAGTGAGAACCAGTGATGCTGAGGAGTCAGCCTGCCATGTTCCACTTCATCCATAAGCTTTGTGATGGCAGTTCCACCATCTTTGCAGTGACCTGTATGCTCTCTCGGGTTCCAGCTGGCTGCAGCATCCTTCAGGTCAGTGAATGAAGACTTGATGGGGTCATAAATGTGATAGAGCAACCTGTTGATGGCTTGCTGTTTATGGGCAAGATCGGTGTCAGCCGATGCCCAGGCAAGGAGCCCAGCAAGTAGTATGATGCTTGCCCTCATGATGGACAACTTCTGGCAGTTTGAACACTGTCAGAAGGCCCTTATATATTCATGGATGGCAGTTCTTTATCACTGTCTTTGTACCGTAAACACTCTTGAGATTATCAATGACTGCTAAAGACAGATAACTTATCAAGATAGTtgacttttagacttgtgtgtGTGATCGCtatcagttttcaaaatgaattaagtatttcattaaaatactgAAACTGAACCTGCTTCTTACTGCAAACGACCACGAACTTAATTGTTTCTTGCCCTCTGGGATTTTGAAAAATCTTAGACAGTCTTGATGGTAGACTATTATAATTACATGAGATATCACAAAATCATATTACAGATATTAAGAACATTCCAAAGATAAGGATAAAGTCACAGGTAGCAATAGAAGTAGGAATATATACAGACTTGATCCTTACCCTCTGCTTTTCCTAAATGTTAACAGAGTTATTGTGTACCCTCTGATCTCAtgcttattattaataattcctACACTAGTGGGTATGTAGGAAGGTACACTGAGAAGATACGAAGCCCTTCATTACTACCAGTCCTCTTTGTGGATTATGTTTTGAAGCTTTTCTTAAGATAAAACATCTTTACATAATGTTAGTGCTGTAACATCATCACCATACTCACTACTACAAAATGCATTTCCTATCAAACTAAAATGAAATCTTGACAATCTCGTAGGCTCGTAAATCACTCAATCTTGGATGAGAGCTATGGAACATAAGGATGGAGGTGAATGGTGAACCGTGGAGTGAAAGCTCAGGAAAAACATGAGTGTTGCAAGGCCATTTACATTGCGCAAGATTGGGAGTGATGGCAATGATATTACTTTGCAAGATTAATTACCAGCGCACTGGCagatactgccctaaaatggaagactgcaatatctgcaaaaatataaaactaataataatggtgctaaagattttttattacaccttactactaattttgcagatactgtaaatgggaccccataaatactcgtggaaagcattgaagaatcattctgaaactgcagtaacttgtgtattagtgttttacGAACCcgataggtggcatatctcaatttcgaaaattttgctgatactgcagttttccattttagggcagtatagttCCATTGATTAGTATAGTCCTgacaagaataaatatattattataccaACAGCTTTCACCTTATCTCTAAGTATTAGGCTTGAGGAAAAGAGAATGTCTGTTATCTGAGGTAAATTTTATCTATTCACTTTCGAGGGCGCCTTTAGGGACAATAACCGTGCTGGCATACAGCCGGCTTATTCTTCAACAACAGCCAGAGAAaattcaggaaatcatatttatttttcgatTGTCTAGCCTCTGGGCCAGTCTCTCGCCACTTTACTAACCtgtgaaaatttattaattaaaccatTATATCAGGTTTTATGCTCTTAAGGGGTCTTATAAGTTGCcctggaatttttattttgctgatatatatatatatctatatatatatattatatatatatatatatatatatatatatatatatatatatatatatatatatatatatatatatatatatatatatatatatatatataatatatatatatatatatatatatatatatatatatatatatatatatatatatatatatatatatatatatatatatatatatatatatatatatatatatatatatatatatatatatatatatatatatatatatatatatatatatatatatatatatatatatatatataatttcatgatattgccttgtaatatgtaaaGCATTccttgattttgatatatttactattctagttataatgtgttctatgtagtaataataattgttgaaatattgtttgtagtgtaatgtcagatctcaaaggagttgatgatttagataacttaacagtgtaatttagaattaataatatgttttaataaaaacgtagtatgtgatcatgcattttgtctcccagcaacaggtgttctgtacttgtgatttcgtatgtcgtgttttggttcagttgtcgTCGCGAAAGATAACGCGTTAACAAGCAAgggaatagcaatcgagtcaTGTAAGGTTTTGtttcatatgagaaaaagatgaatgatttcacaatgtttcatgtactgttctgaaaaccaactttggttctttgtcttgttttgaaagcgtgtcATTTATGACTAGCCAGGTGCTGTCTGTTTTGAGTGTGTTAAAATTTTGTTAAGATCTTtatcccatacgattttctgctcgagTCATGTAAGCCTTTTGAAAGTAAAAGCACATGTCtcgatcaattacgtcatgttttgtaaggttgcattgctctgatcatgtattgttctaactCGCTAGTTTTTGCCCCAAAACGTTTTGATTTGGTAATGACaccatctgattgtttcatttcttgctggaatcctaaagtttgttcattctgatttcagagaccgttcgtgtggtggccccccctccccctctctttcttcaaaagagataaattattaatgtaaaatatttgtgtggtcacttatattaatcttaacttttgagatctgaatgtaggaaaagtgcgTAATGgggcctaacaaaaaagtgtgttttgtgaatctcaagcagctgcatttca of the Macrobrachium rosenbergii isolate ZJJX-2024 chromosome 49, ASM4041242v1, whole genome shotgun sequence genome contains:
- the LOC136832088 gene encoding hemocyanin-like, which translates into the protein MRASIILLAGLLAWASADTDLAHKQQAINRLLYHIYDPIKSSFTDLKDAAASWNPREHTGHCKDGGTAITKLMDEVEHGRLTPQHHWFSLFNKRQREEALMLVDALFQCKTFESFKSNAAYFREKMNEGEFVYALFVAVTHSDLTEGVILPPLYEVTPHMFTNSEVINEAYAAKMRQTDGNFKMAFTGTKKNKEQRVAYFGEDIGINSHHVHWHMDFPFWWDGAKIDRKGELFFWVHHQLTARFDAERLSNYLPEVEELQWDSPVEHGFAPHTSYKYGGEFPSRPDNNKFEDVDGVARILDLKVMEERIRDAIAHGYIVDNEGKKVPIDNDHGIDILGDVIESSMYSPNIQYYGALHNTAHMVLGRQADPHGKYGMPPGVMEHFETATRDPAFFRLHKYMDNIFKEHKDTFKPYTKEELTYENAEITDLEVSELSTYFEDFEFSLSNALDSSDSVQDVPVSAHVSRLNHKPFTYTVKVNAGHEETATVRVYICPRYDFSGIQYTYDEGRWTCIEMDKFWTKLSAGANQITRKSSESSVSIPDRKSFAHLIKEADEAVASGSELKHDSIRGCGHPERLLLPKGKKDGMDFWFFVAVTSGEDATHDDLVDNDHGGNHGYCGIHGETYPDRKPMGYPLDRRVLNPQMFMSIKNFRSISVKVYHKDEH